A single genomic interval of Barnesiella intestinihominis YIT 11860 harbors:
- a CDS encoding succinate dehydrogenase/fumarate reductase cytochrome b subunit: protein MWLSNSSIGRKVVMSITGLFLVLFLTFHMCMNLVALISPAGYNAVCQFLGANWYALAGTVILAAGAVLHIVYAFWLTLQNRKARGNDRYLVNTRPQTVEWASQNMLVLGIIVLLGLVLHLFNFWYKMQLNEIVGHLPEVNPHDGIALIRETFGCPIYVVIYLIWFVALWFHLTHGFWSAMQTIGINNHVWFNRWKCISNIFATIICLGFAAVAISFYVMSLTGCGTCTL from the coding sequence ATGTGGTTAAGTAACTCGTCCATAGGACGAAAAGTAGTCATGAGTATTACCGGACTCTTTCTCGTCCTATTTCTAACGTTTCACATGTGTATGAACTTAGTGGCGTTAATCAGCCCTGCCGGCTACAATGCCGTTTGCCAATTTTTGGGAGCCAACTGGTATGCTTTGGCAGGAACTGTCATTCTCGCTGCCGGAGCCGTTCTTCACATTGTCTACGCATTTTGGTTGACCTTGCAAAACCGGAAGGCGCGCGGTAACGACCGTTATTTGGTGAACACTCGCCCGCAAACCGTAGAATGGGCATCTCAAAACATGCTCGTTTTGGGTATCATCGTTTTGTTGGGATTGGTTTTGCACCTCTTCAACTTTTGGTACAAAATGCAGCTCAACGAAATCGTCGGTCATTTGCCCGAAGTAAATCCTCACGACGGAATCGCCTTGATCCGCGAAACATTCGGTTGCCCGATCTATGTAGTTATTTATCTCATTTGGTTCGTTGCTTTGTGGTTCCATCTCACTCATGGATTTTGGAGTGCCATGCAAACCATCGGTATCAACAACCACGTATGGTTCAATCGTTGGAAATGTATCTCCAACATTTTCGCAACAATCATCTGCTTGGGCTTTGCCGCCGTTGCCATCTCTTTCTATGTGATGAGCCTGACCGGTTGCGGAACTTGCACCCTTTAA